One Microvirga thermotolerans DNA window includes the following coding sequences:
- a CDS encoding ABC transporter ATP-binding protein → MSSVSSISLSGTAKAPRKEAASVEFRNVTKRYGKVTAVDSVSFSIAPGELVTLLGPSGCGKTTTLRMIAGLEMASEGQILIGNRDVTHLSAADRDVSMVFQSYALFPHMSVLENVAYGPTVQGVPRKDAHAMAMEKLALVGLAGLEKRAPSELSGGQQQRVAVARALVLEPQVLLFDEPLSNLDAKLRRRVREDIRELQRSLNLTVAYVTHDQEEALAVSDRIIVMSNARIAQTGTPRELYEEPADLFVADFIGDANILDGTLLDRQGAEAQVRIGGMVLTLPHRGVGPGPVKLAVRPDAILLEEGRAQEGSLSGTVRKASYLGTQIEYDVESPIGSLFVVQYGRKEPIAPGTPVSISFPLQRGIAVIPNA, encoded by the coding sequence ATGTCCTCCGTATCCTCGATCTCCCTCTCCGGGACAGCGAAGGCGCCTCGAAAGGAGGCGGCCTCCGTCGAATTCCGGAACGTGACAAAGCGCTACGGCAAGGTCACCGCCGTGGACAGCGTATCCTTCAGCATCGCGCCGGGAGAGCTCGTGACGCTGCTCGGCCCCTCCGGCTGCGGCAAGACCACCACCCTGCGGATGATCGCAGGGCTGGAGATGGCGAGCGAGGGACAGATCCTGATCGGGAACCGGGACGTCACCCACCTCTCCGCCGCCGACCGGGACGTGAGCATGGTGTTCCAGTCCTACGCGCTGTTCCCGCACATGTCCGTGCTCGAGAACGTGGCCTATGGGCCCACCGTGCAGGGCGTGCCGAGGAAGGACGCCCATGCGATGGCGATGGAGAAGCTCGCCCTCGTCGGCCTCGCCGGCCTCGAGAAGCGCGCCCCCTCCGAGCTGTCCGGCGGCCAGCAGCAGCGGGTCGCCGTCGCGCGGGCCCTCGTTCTGGAGCCGCAGGTCCTGCTCTTCGACGAGCCGCTCTCGAACCTCGACGCCAAGCTGCGGCGCCGGGTGCGCGAGGACATCCGCGAGCTGCAGCGGAGCCTGAACCTGACGGTCGCCTACGTGACCCACGACCAGGAGGAGGCGCTCGCCGTCTCCGACCGCATCATCGTGATGTCGAACGCCCGCATCGCGCAGACGGGCACCCCGCGGGAACTCTACGAGGAGCCGGCCGACCTGTTCGTGGCGGACTTTATCGGCGACGCGAACATTCTCGACGGCACGCTCCTCGACCGGCAGGGGGCCGAGGCGCAGGTGCGCATCGGCGGCATGGTCCTCACCCTCCCCCATCGCGGCGTCGGCCCCGGTCCCGTCAAGCTGGCCGTCCGGCCCGACGCCATTCTTCTGGAGGAAGGGCGCGCGCAGGAAGGCTCCCTATCGGGAACCGTCAGGAAAGCCTCCTATCTCGGCACCCAGATCGAGTACGACGTGGAGAGCCCCATCGGTTCCCTGTTCGTCGTCCAGTACGGACGCAAGGAGCCGATCGCGCCCGGGACACCGGTCTCCATCTCGTTTCCCCTGCAGCGGGGCATCGCGGTCATTCCGAACGCCTGA
- a CDS encoding iron-containing alcohol dehydrogenase has protein sequence MTASPRSNWNYPTTIRFGAGRIAELAEACKAVGMKAPLIVTDPFLATQPMTKSALEALKAAGLKAAIFCDIKPNPVETNVYKGLEAMKAGGHEGVVAFGGGSALDAGKVIAFMKGQTRPMWDFEDIGDWWTRADPNGIAPIVAVPTTAGTGSEVGRAGVITQEATHTKKVIFHPLMMPKITICDPELTVGMPPHITAGTGLDALAHCIEAYCAPGYHPMADGIAVEGIRLVKEYLPRAYKDGTDIEARANMMSAAAMGATAFQKGLGAIHALSHPAGALYDTHHGLTNAVFMPYVLVYNRPAIETRIERLAAYIGLRPSFQAFLDWVLQLRADLGVPHTLAGLKIDAARFDEMSEMAPNDPTAGGNPVPVTKESARRLYENALAGVV, from the coding sequence ATGACCGCTTCTCCCCGCTCCAACTGGAACTATCCGACGACGATCCGCTTCGGCGCCGGCCGCATCGCCGAGCTGGCGGAGGCCTGCAAGGCCGTCGGCATGAAGGCTCCGCTCATCGTCACGGATCCGTTCCTCGCCACGCAGCCGATGACGAAGAGCGCCCTGGAGGCTCTGAAGGCGGCCGGGCTGAAGGCGGCGATCTTCTGCGACATCAAGCCGAACCCGGTGGAGACCAACGTCTACAAGGGGCTTGAGGCCATGAAGGCTGGCGGGCACGAAGGCGTGGTCGCGTTCGGCGGCGGCTCGGCGCTCGATGCGGGCAAGGTCATCGCCTTCATGAAGGGTCAGACGCGGCCCATGTGGGACTTCGAGGATATCGGCGACTGGTGGACGCGCGCGGATCCGAACGGGATCGCGCCCATCGTCGCCGTTCCGACCACGGCGGGCACCGGATCGGAAGTGGGGCGCGCGGGCGTCATCACGCAGGAGGCGACCCACACCAAGAAGGTGATCTTCCACCCGCTCATGATGCCGAAGATCACGATCTGCGATCCGGAGCTGACGGTGGGCATGCCGCCGCACATCACGGCGGGAACGGGCCTCGACGCGCTCGCTCACTGCATCGAGGCCTATTGCGCTCCCGGCTATCATCCCATGGCGGACGGGATCGCGGTGGAGGGCATCCGCCTGGTGAAGGAATATCTGCCGCGCGCCTACAAGGACGGCACGGACATCGAGGCCCGCGCCAACATGATGTCGGCCGCGGCCATGGGAGCCACGGCGTTCCAGAAGGGGCTGGGGGCGATCCACGCGCTCTCGCACCCGGCCGGTGCGCTCTACGACACGCATCACGGCCTGACCAATGCCGTCTTCATGCCCTACGTGCTCGTCTACAACCGCCCGGCCATCGAAACGAGGATCGAGCGCCTGGCGGCCTATATCGGGCTTCGCCCCTCGTTCCAGGCCTTTCTCGACTGGGTGCTGCAGCTGCGCGCGGATCTCGGCGTGCCGCATACCCTCGCGGGCTTGAAGATCGATGCGGCCCGTTTCGACGAGATGTCGGAAATGGCGCCCAACGACCCGACCGCCGGCGGCAATCCGGTGCCGGTCACGAAGGAGAGCGCCCGCAGGCTCTACGAGAACGCCCTCGCAGGCGTGGTATAG
- a CDS encoding winged helix-turn-helix transcriptional regulator: MAPSHIHVPTNCRTVTEILSRVGDKWSIQVVVQLGDGPKRFNELRRIVDGISQRMLTLTLRGLERDGLVHRTVYPTIPPRVEYRLTEMGCSLLKIVRALGEWVICNRDMILEARRRFDAAEGAVQSPPAYRSDTA; this comes from the coding sequence ATGGCACCCAGTCACATCCATGTGCCTACGAACTGCCGGACCGTGACGGAGATCCTGTCTCGGGTCGGGGACAAGTGGAGCATCCAGGTCGTCGTTCAGCTCGGAGACGGACCGAAGCGGTTCAACGAGCTGCGCCGGATCGTCGACGGAATTTCGCAGCGCATGCTGACTCTTACCCTGAGGGGCCTGGAGCGGGACGGGCTCGTTCACCGCACCGTCTATCCAACCATTCCGCCCCGGGTCGAGTATCGCCTGACGGAGATGGGCTGCTCCCTGCTCAAGATCGTGCGCGCGCTCGGCGAATGGGTGATCTGCAACAGGGACATGATCCTGGAGGCGAGGCGCCGGTTCGATGCGGCGGAAGGAGCGGTGCAGAGCCCGCCGGCCTATCGTTCGGACACGGCCTGA
- a CDS encoding NADPH-dependent FMN reductase: protein MALKLHVIIASTRPGRAGPSIARWFHEEAVKHGKFEVELVDLADFKLPVYDEPEHPRLQKYRNEHTKAWSRSVAAADAYVFVTPEYNFNPSPSLVNALNYVYSEWNYKPAGFVSYGGVSGGLRAVQAAKLLVTALKMMPMMEGVSVPNFAQHLDAEKKFHPNELITASVAPLLDELHRWAEALKPMRG, encoded by the coding sequence ATGGCGCTCAAGCTGCATGTCATTATCGCCAGCACCCGCCCCGGCCGGGCCGGCCCCTCCATTGCCCGCTGGTTCCATGAGGAAGCGGTCAAGCATGGCAAGTTCGAGGTCGAACTCGTGGACCTGGCGGACTTCAAGCTGCCGGTCTACGACGAGCCGGAGCATCCGCGCCTGCAGAAATACAGGAACGAGCACACGAAGGCCTGGAGCAGGAGCGTCGCTGCGGCGGACGCCTATGTGTTCGTCACGCCGGAATACAACTTCAACCCGTCGCCGTCCCTCGTGAACGCGCTGAACTATGTCTATTCCGAGTGGAACTACAAGCCGGCGGGCTTCGTGAGCTACGGCGGCGTCTCGGGCGGCCTCCGCGCGGTGCAGGCGGCGAAGCTCCTCGTCACGGCGCTGAAGATGATGCCGATGATGGAAGGCGTTTCGGTTCCGAACTTCGCCCAGCATCTCGACGCCGAGAAGAAGTTCCACCCCAACGAGCTGATTACGGCTTCGGTCGCGCCGCTTCTGGACGAGCTCCATCGCTGGGCGGAGGCTCTCAAGCCGATGCGCGGCTGA
- a CDS encoding HAD family hydrolase has translation MLKALIFDMDGTLVHSDPIHLQAFVEVLGPEGVVIDDVVFRNSIIGHTNESIFATLLPNHSVEEHEEFARRKEAAFRRLATNLKPLDGLPDLLDWADASGIHLALVTNAPILNATHMLDIIGVTERFAVKVTIEDVARGKPDPLPYLTALDRLGIAAHEAIAFEDSPSGMKAAKGAGLFSFGMLTGLKAEEMAALGADRTIADFHDRALWEILEDRARS, from the coding sequence ATGCTCAAGGCCCTGATTTTCGACATGGACGGCACGCTCGTCCACAGCGATCCGATCCACCTCCAGGCGTTCGTGGAGGTCCTCGGGCCCGAAGGGGTCGTGATCGACGACGTGGTGTTCCGCAACTCCATCATCGGTCATACCAACGAGTCGATCTTCGCGACTCTCCTGCCAAACCATTCCGTCGAGGAGCACGAGGAGTTCGCGCGCCGGAAGGAAGCGGCCTTCCGCCGCCTCGCCACGAACCTGAAGCCGCTCGACGGCCTGCCGGATCTGCTCGACTGGGCGGATGCCAGCGGCATTCACCTCGCTCTCGTCACCAATGCGCCGATCCTGAACGCCACGCACATGCTCGACATCATCGGCGTGACGGAGCGGTTCGCGGTCAAGGTCACCATCGAGGACGTGGCCCGGGGCAAGCCGGATCCCCTTCCCTACCTCACGGCCCTGGACCGGCTCGGGATCGCGGCCCACGAGGCGATCGCCTTCGAGGATTCTCCTTCGGGCATGAAGGCGGCGAAGGGCGCCGGCCTGTTCTCCTTCGGCATGCTGACGGGCCTGAAGGCCGAGGAAATGGCGGCGCTCGGCGCCGACCGCACCATCGCCGACTTCCACGACCGCGCCCTTTGGGAGATCCTGGAGGACCGGGCCCGATCCTGA